The Juglans regia cultivar Chandler chromosome 10, Walnut 2.0, whole genome shotgun sequence genome includes the window GTCGGGAGAGGGCTCCTCTGTGGCGCGTGAAGGCCACGCGCCAACGCTGTCTGGAATTTCGTCCCGCGCATGCGAGCTACGTGCCACTCCGATGGATGCCGGATTtggaggtcttgaagatcggcggttGGGTGTCATACCGGTGGGGCGCGTGTGGAGATGTGGTGGCTGGAAAGACTCGAATggcgatcctcccttattcggcctaaaaatacaaaataaaataaaaaacactccACATAAGTTAAATAGACAGAAAAAAGGAAGAGGGCATGGGGGAGGGGgtgaggagccaaagctcccaccccctttcaaCAGATCTGGTGTTTAGGGTTAGAGAGAAAGGGGGGTTTGGACGAGCTCGGTTTGGACGAGCTCGCTTCTCTAGTTGGTATTGATATTCGTAGCATGGTATCATTGATTTAAACTATTCTGAACTAATATTTACACTAACGGATGCTAATGCTGTTGAGATATAAGAGTGTATTTTAGCCGTTAAGTATTATTTGCCTCAAATTAACATTTACACTAACGGATATTTGGttaaaaaagagattatataaaattaaatttttttaaattaacaaatactacgtcaatttaatttttataaaatacaaaattaatttaattttgttatgctttatgatcttgtttatttttacatataaaataagatgagattgattgagataaaaattaaaaattaaacaaattattattaaaatacattgACATAGAAATAACGTAGATTCTCTAAACACGGAGACCGCCTAAATAATTGAGATTGAGCATGGCCACGTAACTTGAAAGTGAATCACCGGAATGTGATAAAAGTTTCAAAGCCATTTCCAAATGTTGTACTCGTCGTACGGTGCCTGCTTATCCAACTCTGCTCTGTTCATGTCCCAATATTCATATTACCCAAGTTTGCAGAGGCTGTAACCTGTCCCGTTGGAGGTCCACGATGGCCAATCATTGTCTTGGACTCAGAATACATCAGAGGCTGCCAGTTTTAGCTGGGGTATATCCTTGTTCATCCTCTTATTCACTCACTTGTGCTGTTGGTTCCGTTCCCAGTCCATCAGAAGCACTGAAGAGGTGGAAAATTGGGGGTCGAACTCCTCGCCGCCTGGTATTGGGCCTGGGGGTGTCTGTTTTGGCGCAGTTCATGAGCATGGCTGATACAGTTGGAAGGAATTCTTTCATTGCCTCTGCTAGGCAAAAGTCTAATGTTGAAGAGGTAGTCTTCTAGTTCCAATCATTTTTTAACTTGAAGTCATACACTTACAGTTAtgcttttttcatttaaaatttttattctgtTTCTGGGTTTTCTGCCATGTTGAGTTTTGAAGATTGGTTGGGGCTATATTGATGAAACTCAGTTGTATAATAAGATTTGTCCACGTTTCCGTTAGGGTTCTTGGGAATGGGATTAATTAATTGTGTTTGTTTAGTTTCTGTGCTGGTATATATCGTTATTTTAAGAATGGATGGATGTCCAGATACAGAAACTCCGTGATTCAGTGGGTGGAGGTGTGGATGAATTTGGGTAATTGCatatttctttgttattttattttatgttcctGTTTAGAATTACTGTGATGGATTCATTCTGAATAAATGGGATAAACACATCCAGAAAATTGCAGCCATGATCATAAattggaaaatcaattttttttcttaaaatcattcGGCAGAAGAgataccaatatttttttttcttaaaggtTCTGCAGCTTCTCAGATCCTAATATGAGAATCGCACTTGCGCCATGCGACTAAAATTCTGAAGTGCTTCACTTGTTGATTGAATCATGGataattttcattcttgttcacgtttcccaaaatttatttatttattttatttccctcTCAAAGATATTGAAGAATGCGGAATGGCCAGAGCAATTCCCCTTCAAGGAGGAGGATTTCCAGCGCTTTGATGAGTAAAggctctaatttttttttctttcagtaaTTTCTGTTCTCGTCCCTGTTTATTTCTTGCGGTTCTGATTTTCTTTATGCTTTTTGGTGGTGTTTTTCAATACCAGATGTGACTTCATTTACTATACCGTCTATGAAAACTCATATTTTCATGAGTTATAGTCAATCACTATACATTGGGAGAACAAACTTGGGATATTTTTCATTCCCAGATTTAGTCCCAGTGCAGTGAATAGTATTctagattttgttttatttcttttgttgaaGAAGTCATTTGATAAGACGGTAGAATTATTGGGACTGTTAGGATTGTTTTCTGTTTCTAAAGCAACTGCAACCTAATCAAATTTTCCCAACCATGTTGCTCAAGCTAAGTTTGTATATCTGGaacatcattaattaattgttgcAGGTCACCAGATTCATCATTCTATGAAAGCCCACGCTTTGTGACTCACATTGATGATCCTGCCATTGCTGCACTGACAAAGTATTACTCAAAGGTTTTTCCTCCTAGTAACACTCCAGGAGTAAGCATCTTGGATATGTGTAGCAGTTGGGTATggaatttcttaattttaatcaCCCTCTTTCTATGTTGCATACTTATGTTCTATAACTTATTATCAACCTTATATTTAGGTCAGCCATTTTCCAGCAGGATACAAGCAAGATCGGATTGTTGGATTAGGTATGAATGAAGAAGAGCTGAAGCGAAATCCGGTGAGATCATGCTTTAGTTTGTTATATCCTTCTGCTGAAAATTGGTGTAG containing:
- the LOC108984261 gene encoding uncharacterized protein LOC108984261, whose product is MANHCLGLRIHQRLPVLAGVYPCSSSYSLTCAVGSVPSPSEALKRWKIGGRTPRRLVLGLGVSVLAQFMSMADTVGRNSFIASARQKSNVEEILKNAEWPEQFPFKEEDFQRFDESPDSSFYESPRFVTHIDDPAIAALTKYYSKVFPPSNTPGVSILDMCSSWVSHFPAGYKQDRIVGLGMNEEELKRNPVLTEYAVQDLNLNPKIPFEDNSFDIITNVVSVDYLTKPLDVFKEMCRTLKPGGLAIMSFSNRCFFTKAISIWTSTGDTDHALIVGSYFHYAGGFEPPQAVDISPNPGRSDPMYIVYSKKLSTA